The Lycium ferocissimum isolate CSIRO_LF1 unplaced genomic scaffold, AGI_CSIRO_Lferr_CH_V1 ctg11342, whole genome shotgun sequence genome includes a window with the following:
- the LOC132041716 gene encoding uncharacterized protein LOC132041716: MGKVITVNGTFLRSEYEGVLLLAGAHDAENHIFSVAFCVVDKECDASYKFFFEQMKSYVDDTTELCIISDRHLIIKKVVSIVYLTVHYGCCMRHLGENIRNNFHNGKVVAHFYKAAKAYNTDVFYDHFNQIRDMLPGAAEYLERAGFNRWSRVFCPGNRYNIMMTNIAESVNVMFNGEREFPITALFDAINRRLAEKFHERLVDIYFFFSTVCPTSGRRVSIDFCDVADFLDLISTSALEIVFPSYESHIG, from the exons ATGGGGAAAGTCATAACTGTCAATGGGACATTCTTAAGGAGCGAGTATGAAGGGGTGTTGTTGTTAGCTGGGGCACATGATGCGGAGAATCATATTTTTTCGGTGGCATTTTGTGTAGTGGACAAGGAGTGTGATGCCtcatacaaatttttttttgaacaaatgaaAAGCTATGTGGATGATACCACTGAGTTGTGCATAATTTCTGATAGACATCTAATTATCAAAAAGGTGGTTTCGATTGTCTACCTTACAGTTCATTATGGTTGTTGCATGAGGCATCTTGGGGAAAATATTCGAAACAACTTTCACAATGGGAAGGTAGTAGCTCACTTTTATAAAGCAGCAAAAGCATACAACACAGATGTGTTCTATGaccatttcaatcaaataagagatatgctacctGGGGCCGCTGAATATCTTGAACGTGCTGGATTCAATAGATGGAGCAGGGTATTCTGTCCGGGAAACAG GTACAATATTATGATGACAAACATTGCTGAGTCGGTGAACGTAATGTTCAATGGTGAAAGAGAATTTCCCATTACTGCTCTATTTGATGCCATAAATAGGAGGCTTGCAGAAAAATTCCATGAGAG GCTTGTAGAcatctactttttttttagcACTGTTTGCCCAACATCAGGAAGAAGAGTATCAATTGACTTCTGTGATGTAGCAGATTTCCTTGACCTAATATCAACAAGTGCCTTGGAAATTGTTTTTCCCTCTTATGAATCCCATATAGGGTGA